The genomic interval GTTGAAAATTAAGAAGGGTTCTAAAGTCCTTTGTAATGTTAAATACTGAACCAACTCCTGAAGACATTTGCATATTCTGACCTTTTTCAAAAAAGTCACTTACTGACACTATTGCTTGCCTCCAAGGATGAATAATACAATGATAAACATAGTCACCTGATTTGTCGAAGGTAAATTGAAAGAATGAATTTGCAGTTGCGGGCATTACTCCTGAATTAAAAACATCACCTACATGAGAGGAGTTTGGAATACCATTGGTTACTGTATGAGGCTGACCAAAATCATTGTTAAACCATACCACAGTTGTTCCTACAGGTACGTTAATGGCAGGAGGGTAATAGTGATAGGGACTATCTCTCTGAGCCGCACCTGGAATTATACTCACAGCATAATTGCCAGGAGTATTCTGTAAAGTAGCCATACTTCCAATTTGAGCATGGGATTCATTTATCATCAAGTTTGTACTGGCAGTTAATATCAATATAGTCAAAATTATTGTTGGTGCAGAAAACCTTATTGTTCTTTCCGATTGATTTAGGCTTTTTAACAAGATCATTAAACTATCATTCTAAGTTCTATATATCTTTGTTGTTCATTGTATAACAGGTATATACAACGTATTACAAGCAGTTCTCGATAGTCCATACTTATTTAATATGGGAATAATTACTGAGCATGCTACTATGCAAGTATGAGTCGGTACATTAGATGTCCTCATGAATACTTTAGTTCCGGGTTTTCATTCAAAATAACAATTAATAACCCAAAGTTTTAGAACCTGATGCATACGAAATAGATAAAGAAATAACAACAATGGACAGGGGCAAATTGTAAATCATAACAACTGGTAAAAAAATAAAGAAATTAATTTATCAACTACATGTTAAGTTGTTGCATCGGTGATGATTTAATTTATCTTTTAAGATTGAATAATATGTAGGGTAAAGGACCAGAAAAATTAACATTGAACTGGTCGATTGAAGATTTCGTATATGGGGCTATAGATGGAGCAGTTACAACCTTCGCAGTTGTGGCTGGGGTAGTAGGTGCATCACTTTCACCTTCTATTGTCTTGATTTTGGGATTTGCAAACTTGTTTGCTGACGGGTTTGCGATGGCCATAGGAAATTATTTGTCTGCAAAATCAAAAATCGAGTATGTTGAAAGAGAAAGAAAAAGGGAAGAAAAGGAAGTAGAATATTTACCTCAAGAAAAGATCAAAGAAATTACAGATATTTATTTTAAAAAAGGTTTTGCCAATGAATTACTTGAAGACGTTGTAAATGTTATCACTTCAAAAAGAAAGGTTTGGGTAGATATTTTGATGAAAGAAAAGATTGGCTCAGCAGAAATAAAAAATGAAAATCCAATGTCTAAAGCAATAACAACATTTTCCGCTTTTAACTTGGTTGGACTAATACCGCTTATGCCTTTTCTTCTTGTGTTTCTCTCAGGTTTTTCTTCCATCTATACTTTAGAACAAGTTTTTGTCTATTCAGCGATTTTTACCGGCTTGTCTTTTTTTCTTATAGGACTAATCAAGGGCAAAGTGGTCAATAAAACACCTATTAAATCCGGTTTTAATACATTAACAATAGGCGGGATGGCTGCACTAGTATCTTTTATCGTAGGTAGTATCTTGAGTAATTATATAAGGTGATTAATAATATATGGAAACATGCAGTGTAACTGTTAAAGAAGTGCGTTAATTGTGTACTCTCCTATGATAGTTGATCGGTTGGTTGATTGATTGATTGATTGATTGATTGATTGATTGATAATGCATGTATCAAAGGAGGCCTAAATTCAGGTAGAGGTTAATTTGATACACTGTTGTTGGTGCTATTTGCAACAAAATGATAAACTAGAGGAACCATAAGATCTGTTTTATCATTATCAACAGTTGTAATCTCTACATCTATATCATATTTACCTGCTTCTGAAAATAATGGTCCGTTAACGACTATCTTGCCCGCTGGATCCGGAACAATGGCGTTGGTCAGTACATCAAATGTCCCGCCAACAGTCAAGTGCGGTGAATCACTGCTTCGAGCTAAAATTGTCAAGTCACCTGTATGCGAATGGAAGAATTCAGAGAGCTTTAATTGATCACCATTTGATATAGTTAGTCTATAGGTAACATGTTGGATTACTTGTCCTGTGTTCTCATCCATCAAATGCATAGTTAGCTGAGCATCTTGGTCTGAAATTATTTTCTTTGGTTCGATTGTGAGATTCATAGAGATGTTCCGATCTCCCAATGTTGCCATTGGAGGAGGTGCACCATGATGCTGTGCAAATACGGATTCGGTGTTAGAAGACATTACTGTAGTTACGATAAGAAACATGCTCATGAGAATAATTAAAAGCGGATTACTCAAATTCAAATTCAAATTCGATTGTATTAGCATTACTTTAATCGCAACTTCGTTCTTATGCCACATCATCTCTATATTCTCCCCATGAAAAGTCTGATCTTCAGGCCTAATACATTACTCACTTTACTATTATCTTGTCTATCATCCATGGATGTAAAGTACAATAATATTCAAATTCTCCTTTTTTATCAAAAACGTGTTTATATGAACTGCCATCACCCATCATAATTCCAGAATCAAATACTCCAGTAGGACCGGTGCCTGAATTACCAGATGTCACTGTGTGGGGCATATTGGTGTCGTTATTAACCCAAGTAACCTCTGTACCTAGTTGAACTTCAGCATTAGCAGGATCATAAAAAACTTTACTATCTGGACTTGATGAGCCCGGTACTATTGATATTTGAT from Candidatus Nitrosocosmicus hydrocola carries:
- a CDS encoding VIT1/CCC1 transporter family protein, coding for MNWSIEDFVYGAIDGAVTTFAVVAGVVGASLSPSIVLILGFANLFADGFAMAIGNYLSAKSKIEYVERERKREEKEVEYLPQEKIKEITDIYFKKGFANELLEDVVNVITSKRKVWVDILMKEKIGSAEIKNENPMSKAITTFSAFNLVGLIPLMPFLLVFLSGFSSIYTLEQVFVYSAIFTGLSFFLIGLIKGKVVNKTPIKSGFNTLTIGGMAALVSFIVGSILSNYIR
- a CDS encoding cupredoxin domain-containing protein, encoding MLKSLNQSERTIRFSAPTIILTILILTASTNLMINESHAQIGSMATLQNTPGNYAVSIIPGAAQRDSPYHYYPPAINVPVGTTVVWFNNDFGQPHTVTNGIPNSSHVGDVFNSGVMPATANSFFQFTFDKSGDYVYHCIIHPWRQAIVSVSDFFEKGQNMQMSSGVGSVFNITKDFRTLLNFQPLTVTLDQSTPLTYNVSMLGDNNNTLFTESFVTAGDSLPLELVKSDENQTRVYGPDFSSTGAYHIDAPFLQGDENYTIRVEITAINSVPPQTPLVEEFTLRTVE